Proteins encoded together in one Kutzneria kofuensis window:
- a CDS encoding MFS transporter: MADTAVDRRALWRAFAASLSGTSLEWYDFAAYSVAAATIFGTLFFPGGDPLTATMLAFSTYAVGYVARPVGGLVFGRLGDVIGRKRVLVGTLLLTGFATVLIGVLPTYADIGGTAAILLVCLRFAQGVGIGGEWGGAVLLSSEFGEPERRGFWASAAQVGPPVGNLLANGVLAILGVALTERQFESWGWRVAFLLSALLIAFGLWIRVRLEETPIFRELAARDERPSAPVTELFRHEWRGLLAAVLVRVCPDVHYALFTVFVLTYIQQLGMPRAVGMAAVLVGSALQVVAIPAFGALSDRINRRKVYLVATIAAAVWPLVFFPSIAGKSVPAVFLGVIVALVIHSAMYGPQGAFVAEQFSVRLRYTGSSLAYTLAGVVGGALAPLLFTALLAWTGSWPALAAYVAVTAVVTIIGLAVGRNPLPDA; encoded by the coding sequence ATGGCTGACACGGCGGTGGACCGAAGGGCGCTGTGGCGCGCGTTCGCGGCGAGCCTGTCCGGGACCTCCCTGGAGTGGTACGACTTCGCGGCGTACTCGGTCGCCGCCGCGACCATCTTCGGCACGCTGTTCTTCCCCGGCGGCGACCCGCTGACCGCCACCATGCTGGCCTTCTCCACCTACGCCGTCGGCTACGTGGCCCGGCCGGTCGGCGGCCTGGTATTCGGCCGGTTGGGCGATGTCATCGGGCGCAAACGGGTGCTGGTCGGCACATTGCTGCTGACGGGCTTCGCCACCGTCCTCATCGGAGTGTTGCCGACCTACGCCGACATCGGCGGCACGGCGGCGATCCTCTTGGTGTGCCTGCGATTCGCTCAGGGAGTGGGCATCGGCGGCGAGTGGGGCGGCGCGGTGCTGCTGTCCAGCGAGTTCGGCGAGCCGGAGCGACGCGGCTTCTGGGCCTCGGCCGCGCAGGTCGGGCCGCCCGTGGGCAACCTGCTGGCCAACGGGGTGCTGGCGATCCTCGGCGTCGCGTTGACGGAGCGGCAGTTCGAGTCGTGGGGCTGGCGGGTGGCGTTTCTGTTGTCCGCCTTGCTGATCGCGTTCGGGTTGTGGATCCGCGTGCGGCTGGAGGAGACGCCGATCTTCCGGGAACTCGCCGCCCGCGACGAGCGGCCGAGCGCGCCGGTCACGGAACTGTTCCGCCACGAGTGGCGGGGCCTGCTCGCCGCCGTGCTGGTCCGGGTCTGCCCGGACGTCCACTACGCGCTGTTCACGGTGTTCGTGCTGACGTACATCCAGCAGCTGGGCATGCCCCGGGCGGTCGGCATGGCCGCGGTGCTGGTCGGTTCCGCGCTGCAGGTGGTGGCGATCCCCGCGTTCGGGGCACTGTCGGACCGGATCAACCGCCGCAAGGTGTACCTGGTGGCCACGATCGCCGCGGCGGTGTGGCCGCTGGTGTTCTTTCCTTCCATCGCCGGGAAATCCGTGCCGGCGGTGTTCCTCGGCGTCATCGTGGCGCTGGTGATCCACTCCGCGATGTACGGCCCGCAGGGCGCGTTCGTCGCCGAGCAGTTCTCGGTGCGGCTGCGCTACACCGGCAGCTCGCTGGCGTACACCCTCGCCGGCGTGGTCGGCGGCGCGCTCGCCCCGCTGCTGTTCACCGCCCTGCTCGCGTGGACCGGGAGCTGGCCGGCGCTGGCCGCGTACGTCGCCGTCACGGCCGTGGTCACGATCATCGGGCTGGCCGTCGGGCGGAACCCATTACCTGACGCGTAA
- a CDS encoding alpha/beta fold hydrolase, translated as MPHLNANGTQLFYRDWGAGRPVVFVTSWALSSIMWQYQMQHLAENGFRAIGYDRRGHGRSDDPGTGYDFDTLADDLAALIEHLDLTEVTLVGHSMGGGEIVRYLTRHGEGRVAKIVLVGSTVPCLRQLPDNPNGVPVAASEQLLARMRTDLGGWIDENAAPFFGDGLPGCELPQATKDWAIRDCMGVSLNAAIACTATNMAADFRPELAKITVPALVVHGDHDASAPLDLCGRTTAELIADAELRVYTDAAHALYLTHTERLNSDLLEFARK; from the coding sequence ATGCCTCACCTGAACGCCAACGGCACCCAGCTCTTCTACCGCGACTGGGGCGCCGGCCGGCCGGTCGTGTTCGTCACGAGCTGGGCGCTGAGCAGCATCATGTGGCAGTACCAGATGCAGCACCTGGCCGAGAACGGGTTCCGCGCCATCGGCTACGACCGGCGCGGGCACGGCCGGTCGGACGACCCCGGCACGGGCTACGACTTCGACACGCTGGCCGACGACCTGGCCGCCCTGATCGAGCACCTCGACCTCACCGAGGTCACGCTCGTCGGACACTCGATGGGCGGCGGCGAGATCGTGCGCTACCTGACCCGGCACGGCGAGGGCCGCGTCGCCAAGATCGTGCTGGTCGGCTCGACCGTGCCGTGCCTGCGCCAGCTGCCCGACAACCCCAACGGCGTGCCGGTGGCGGCGAGCGAGCAGCTGCTGGCCCGGATGCGGACCGACCTCGGCGGCTGGATCGACGAGAACGCGGCGCCGTTCTTCGGCGACGGCCTGCCCGGCTGCGAGCTGCCGCAGGCCACCAAGGACTGGGCCATCCGGGACTGCATGGGCGTCAGCCTGAACGCCGCGATCGCCTGCACGGCGACGAACATGGCCGCCGACTTCCGGCCCGAGCTGGCCAAGATCACCGTGCCGGCGCTGGTCGTGCACGGCGACCACGACGCCTCGGCCCCGCTCGACCTGTGCGGCCGGACCACCGCGGAGTTGATCGCCGACGCCGAGCTGAGGGTGTACACCGACGCGGCGCACGCCCTGTACCTCACGCACACCGAGCGCCTCAACAGCGACCTGCTGGAGTTCGCCCGGAAATGA
- the helR gene encoding RNA polymerase recycling motor ATPase HelR translates to MSTQGYEDELRSEREYVAGLYGRLDAERARVKARHRAALRGTGGTPLERDDEVRSLGREAKRLDVADNGLCFGRLDTLSGDRLYIGRIGLFDEQDDYRPVLMDWRAPASRPFYTATGANPEDMRRRRQFHTRGRQVVEFTDEVLGRPGDDERGDAALLAAVNAPRGEGMRDIVATIQAEQDEIIRLDHPGVLVIEGGPGTGKTVVALHRVAYLLYTQRERMERHGVLVVGPNPAFLNHISRVLPSLGESDVVFVTPGDYVPGLHVTAEDTPEAARLKGSLKILDVLRAAVADRQRLPEEPIPIELSGITVRIDVPTVEWAIEEARASDRPHNEAREVFTEIVTYVLTERAIGRLCKGWLTPDDKEEWESQRAHLCKQLAEDDRFAAALDELWPTLTPQTLLAPLYESPERLRAAGADPALFRADGAAWTVSDVPLLDELVDLLGRDKAADRAAELAAARERREAAEYAEGVMGMLELDREEIDDEFSLLARDVVNSVQLAERQGERDTRDLAERAAEDRDWTYRHVVVDEAQELSEMDWRVLMRRCPNRSFTIVGDLAQRRSVAGARSWGAVLTPYAADRWVYRSLTVNYRTPAEIMAVAAALLAEFAPGVTPPESVRASGVRPWSRKVTADELPAAIEEFVRDEAGREGTGVVIGPPGVPGAVPPSETKGLEFDAVLVVDPDKILEDGPRGAAELYVALTRATQRLGVLHRGALPKALSDLVER, encoded by the coding sequence GTGTCAACTCAGGGGTACGAGGACGAATTGCGGTCCGAGAGGGAGTACGTGGCCGGCCTCTACGGGCGGCTGGATGCCGAGCGCGCGCGGGTGAAGGCCCGGCACCGGGCGGCGCTGCGGGGGACCGGCGGCACGCCGCTGGAACGGGACGACGAGGTGCGGTCGCTCGGCCGGGAGGCCAAACGGCTGGACGTGGCCGACAACGGGCTGTGTTTCGGTCGATTGGACACCCTTTCGGGCGACCGCCTGTACATCGGCCGGATCGGTTTGTTCGACGAGCAGGACGATTACCGCCCGGTGCTCATGGACTGGCGGGCCCCGGCGTCGCGGCCGTTCTACACCGCCACCGGCGCGAATCCGGAGGACATGCGTCGCCGCCGCCAGTTCCACACCCGCGGGCGCCAGGTGGTCGAGTTCACCGACGAGGTGCTCGGCCGCCCCGGGGACGACGAGCGCGGTGACGCGGCCCTGCTCGCGGCGGTCAACGCGCCGCGCGGCGAGGGCATGCGGGACATCGTCGCGACCATCCAGGCCGAGCAGGACGAGATCATCCGCCTCGACCACCCGGGAGTGCTGGTGATCGAGGGTGGCCCCGGCACCGGCAAGACCGTGGTGGCGCTGCACCGCGTCGCGTACCTGCTCTACACGCAGCGGGAGCGGATGGAGCGGCACGGGGTGCTGGTGGTCGGCCCCAACCCGGCGTTCCTGAACCACATCAGCCGCGTCCTGCCGTCGCTGGGCGAGTCCGACGTGGTGTTCGTGACCCCCGGCGACTACGTGCCCGGCCTGCACGTCACGGCCGAGGACACGCCGGAGGCCGCGCGGCTCAAGGGCTCCCTCAAGATCCTGGACGTGCTCAGGGCGGCGGTCGCCGACCGGCAGCGGCTGCCCGAGGAGCCGATCCCGATCGAGCTGTCCGGCATCACCGTGCGGATCGACGTGCCGACCGTGGAGTGGGCCATCGAGGAGGCGCGCGCCAGCGACCGGCCGCACAACGAGGCCCGCGAGGTGTTCACCGAGATCGTCACGTACGTGCTGACCGAGCGGGCGATCGGCCGGCTGTGCAAGGGCTGGCTGACCCCCGACGACAAGGAGGAGTGGGAGAGCCAGCGGGCGCACCTGTGCAAGCAGCTCGCCGAGGACGACCGGTTCGCCGCCGCGCTCGACGAGCTCTGGCCCACGCTGACCCCGCAGACCCTGCTCGCGCCGCTGTACGAGTCCCCGGAGCGGCTGCGGGCGGCCGGCGCGGACCCGGCGCTGTTCCGCGCCGACGGGGCCGCGTGGACGGTGTCGGACGTGCCGCTGCTGGACGAGCTCGTCGACCTGCTGGGCCGGGACAAGGCCGCCGACCGGGCGGCCGAGCTGGCCGCGGCGCGGGAGCGGCGGGAGGCGGCCGAGTACGCCGAGGGCGTGATGGGGATGCTGGAGCTGGACCGGGAGGAGATCGACGACGAGTTCTCGCTGCTGGCCCGGGACGTGGTCAACTCCGTGCAGCTGGCCGAGCGCCAGGGCGAGCGCGACACCCGGGACCTGGCCGAGCGGGCCGCCGAGGACCGGGACTGGACCTACCGGCACGTGGTGGTGGACGAGGCCCAGGAACTGTCCGAAATGGACTGGCGGGTGCTGATGCGGCGCTGCCCCAACCGGTCGTTCACGATCGTCGGCGACCTCGCGCAGCGCCGGTCGGTGGCGGGGGCGCGGTCGTGGGGCGCGGTGCTGACGCCGTACGCGGCCGACCGCTGGGTCTACCGGTCGCTGACCGTCAACTACCGGACACCGGCGGAGATCATGGCCGTCGCCGCCGCGCTGCTGGCCGAGTTCGCGCCGGGTGTGACGCCGCCGGAGTCGGTCCGCGCATCCGGCGTGCGACCGTGGTCCCGGAAGGTCACCGCGGACGAACTTCCCGCCGCCATCGAGGAATTCGTCCGGGACGAGGCCGGCCGCGAGGGCACCGGCGTCGTCATCGGGCCGCCCGGCGTGCCGGGTGCGGTGCCGCCGTCGGAGACCAAGGGCCTGGAGTTCGACGCCGTGCTGGTCGTGGACCCGGACAAGATCCTCGAGGACGGCCCGCGTGGGGCGGCCGAGCTGTACGTCGCCCTGACCCGGGCCACGCAGCGGTTGGGAGTCCTGCACCGGGGAGCGCTGCCGAAGGCGCTGTCGGACCTCGTCGAACGGTAG
- a CDS encoding sensor histidine kinase — MVSGEHPTRGSVEGQLTRAALRILAVARLVVALVGGLLGVMSAPAGHELRTAVIVITVSVWSLLYARWLWQGPPPGLAWADVAVLGATGLLQPWTVPPESVGNGQGWVITLVSVAVVFHQWHTKPVPGLASSLMATAAFLVGAWWTTPEMWVGAAAIGAFTPVQAILSRVLVTLLVQAARAADAQEARAEAARREAAVAEAVRADERAHVAMLHDTAATTLLMVGLGEVGSHQQWVREQARRDLAALAGETEVAEGDALPALLEVINASRVRVDLTAPDALPVSPEIATAVRGALREALNNVARHSGETTATVTVADGSVVIADRGTGFRPENVSDRRRGVANSIVERLAAAGGRAVITSAPGEGTTVRLEWDRG, encoded by the coding sequence ATGGTGTCGGGTGAACACCCCACAAGGGGCTCGGTCGAGGGACAGCTGACGCGCGCCGCGCTGCGCATCCTGGCGGTGGCGCGGCTGGTGGTCGCGCTGGTCGGGGGCCTGTTGGGGGTCATGTCGGCGCCCGCGGGGCACGAGTTGCGCACCGCCGTGATCGTGATCACCGTCTCGGTGTGGAGCCTGCTGTACGCGAGATGGTTGTGGCAAGGGCCGCCGCCGGGGCTGGCCTGGGCGGACGTGGCCGTGCTCGGGGCGACGGGGCTGCTCCAGCCCTGGACGGTGCCGCCGGAGTCGGTGGGCAACGGCCAGGGCTGGGTGATCACGCTGGTGTCGGTGGCGGTCGTGTTCCACCAGTGGCACACGAAGCCGGTGCCGGGGCTGGCGTCGTCGCTGATGGCGACGGCGGCGTTCCTGGTCGGGGCGTGGTGGACCACCCCGGAGATGTGGGTCGGCGCGGCGGCGATCGGCGCGTTCACCCCCGTGCAGGCGATCCTGTCGCGGGTGCTGGTCACCCTGCTGGTGCAAGCGGCGCGTGCTGCCGACGCGCAGGAAGCCCGGGCGGAAGCCGCGCGGCGCGAGGCGGCCGTGGCGGAGGCCGTCCGTGCGGACGAACGGGCGCACGTCGCGATGCTGCACGACACGGCGGCCACGACGTTGCTGATGGTGGGGCTGGGTGAGGTGGGCTCGCATCAGCAGTGGGTACGGGAGCAGGCGCGGCGAGACCTGGCGGCGCTGGCCGGCGAGACGGAGGTCGCCGAGGGCGACGCGCTGCCGGCCCTGCTGGAGGTGATCAACGCCAGCCGGGTGCGGGTCGACCTGACCGCGCCGGACGCGTTGCCGGTGTCGCCGGAGATCGCGACGGCCGTCCGGGGCGCATTGCGGGAGGCGCTGAACAACGTGGCCCGGCACTCCGGTGAGACGACGGCGACGGTGACCGTCGCGGACGGATCGGTGGTGATTGCCGACCGTGGCACCGGTTTCCGGCCCGAGAACGTTTCCGATCGGCGGCGTGGCGTGGCGAACTCGATCGTCGAGCGGCTGGCCGCGGCCGGGGGCCGGGCCGTGATCACGTCCGCGCCGGGCGAGGGCACCACCGTGCGGCTGGAGTGGGACCGTGGCTGA